The sequence CCGCCCCTGTCACTCTGCACCGACAACGGCGCGATGATCGCCGTCCTCGGGGCCGAGCTCGTCGCGCGCGGCCGCCGCCCCTCGCCGCTGTCGTTCGGCGCGGACTCCACGCTGCCGGTGACGAGCGCGCAGGCGCTGTAGGCGCTGTAGGTTCGTAAGACCGCAGAGTCGCCGTCTCGAGAGGATCCGCCGATGTCCGATGGTCGTCTTCCCGCTGCTCCTCCGCCGCACGATCCGTCCGGACCGGTGCCGCCGCCCGGCCGCCGCTGGAACCTGCTCGCGATCGCCAGCCTCGTCCTCGGCGTGCTGAGCTTCCTGCTGAGCTGGTACGGGATCATCGGCGTGGCCGCCGTCGTGACCGGGATCGTCGCGCTCCGGCAGATCGGCACGACCCGGCAGCGGGGGCGGTGGCTCGCGGGTGCCGGCGTCCTCCTTGGCGCGCTGGCCGTCGTCATCGTGATCGCCCTCGTGCTCATCGGCCGCGCGGCAGGCTGAGCGCGCGCGGCCGGACCGCTCTCGGGCCGGCTACGGCGTGCAGCGGACGCGACCCCGATCAGGGGGACTCCTGCCGTCGGGGGTACGCGCTAGGGTCGATGGAACCCCTCACCACCGGGCGGGCGCGCCCCCGCGACCGCCCGGAGCCGGGTGAGGCAGCACGGCGGGGGACGCCGTCTTCACGAACCGGAGCGACGAGCATGAGCGATCAGACCGACCACACGCCCGACGAGAGCGGCCGCGAGTCGCAGCCGCCGGCGTACGGGCAGAATCCGCCGGCCTATGAGCAGAATCCCCCGGCCTACGGGCAGGACAAGCCCGCGTACGGGCAGAACCCGCCGGCCTACGGGCAGGATCAGCCGTCCTACGGCCAGAACCAGCCGGCCCAGAACCCGTACGGCACGCCGGCGCCGAACCCGTACGCGCAGAGCCCCTACGGTCAGGGCGGCTACGGCCAGAATCCCAACGGCCAGAACGCCTACGGCCAGAACCCGTACGGCGGGCCGGTGCCCGGCACGACGAGCCCGCTGGCCATCGTCTCGATGATCCTCGGCATCGTCGGCGTGATCGGCGGCTTCCTCTTCTTCGCTCTGATGCCCATCGCCGCGATCATCCTGGGCTTCATCGCTCGTCGACGCACCCGTCAGTACCACCAGCAGGGCGCGGGCATGGCGCTCGCCGGCATCATCACCGGCTTCGTCGGGGTGGCGTTCTTCGTCGCGTACATCGTGGTCGTCGTGGTCATCGTCGCGGCCGACCCGAACATGAACTAGGCCCGACTCGTGATCCCGAGGGCAGCCTCCGCACTCCGGCTCGGGCTGGTCCTCGCCCTGTGGCGCCGCTACCGGGCGGCTGCGACGCCGAGCGAGCGGGAGACCGCGGGCCGGGCGATCATCGCGATCGCGTCGGTCTGGGTCGGGGCCGTCGCACTGACGGGCCTCGTCGTCTTCGGGTGCGTGGCGTTCCTGCTGCTCCTGGTGCGGGTCTGACGATCCTGCACGCCGGAAGGCCGCCGGGCGCCCCCTAGGCGGGCTGGACGCGCTCGCAGAGGAGCGCCGTGTGGTGGCCCGCGACGCGGGTCAGGATCAGCGTCGCCTCGTTCGCGCCCGACAGCTGCAGCCGCTTGCGGAACGCGGCGGGGTCGATGTCGACGCCGCGCTTCTTGATCTCGACGCGTCCGATCCCGCGCTTCTTGAGCTCCTGCCGGAGGCGCTTCTCGTCGAGCGGGAACGTCTCGACCACCCGGAAGCACTGCGCGAACGGGGTCGCGACGGCGGTCGGGCCGGAGAGGTAGGCGATGTCGCGGCTGATGGTCCGCGCGCCGATCAGCCGGGCCAGGTCGCCGATCAGCCGCGCGCGGATCACGCCTCCGTCGGGCTCGTACACGTACTCGTCGAGATCGCCGACCTCGACGTCGTCCGAGTCGCCCGCCGCGGTCAGCTCGGCGGGCCCGTGCGCCCCGAGCACGAGGGCTGCGCGCCGGATGCCGGGCCGCGCCAGGGCGCCGAACCAGACGCCCACCTCGACGACGGAGCGGTCGACCGAGATCCACTGGCACTCGGCGTCCGACGGCAGCAGCTCGCGGTCGACGCCGGGGCCGAGCTTCACGCCGGTCGGCAGACGCTCGGCGAAGGCAAACGCGGTGTCGAGGGCGGGCGACCAGTCCGCGGGATCCTGCAGGCGCCTGGTCGAGCTGTGCCCCTCCGTTCGGCGCGCAGGATCGAGGAACACCCCGTCGACCCCGTCGAGGTCGGCTTCTTCAGCGGCGCCGAGGCGCACCTCGGCCGCGGGCCACGGTGCGAGGTTGTACGTGGCGATCGCCGCCGTCACCTCGTCGCGGTCGACGGCGACGACACCGAGGTCGAGGGCGGCCAGAGCGAGCGCGTCGCCGCCGATGCCGCAGCCCAGGTCGGCGATGCGCCGGAGGCCGGCGCGGCGGAAGCGGCCGGCGTGCGTCGACGCGACCGGGAGCCGCGTGGCCTGCTCGAGCCCCGCCTCGGTGAAGAGCATGCGGTCGGCGAAGTCGCCGAACTTCGACCGCCCCTTGGCGCGGAGTCGCGCCTGCGTGAGCACGGCGGCGACGAGCGAGGGGGAGTGGCCCTCCTTGCGGAGGCGGGCGACCTGCTGGACGACGTCGGCCTTCTGGTCGAACGCGGGCAGCGAGTCGAGCAGCCGGAGTCCGTCGACGGTCAGGAGTTCGCGGAGTTCGGTCGGCTGCATGTCTCTATGGTGTCATTGGCACTCGGATTGACCGAGTGCCAATCCGGCTCTAAGGTGGTTCTGGCACTCACACGCGTGAAGTGCCAACCACGGATTTCCAGTTCCGCTGCCGCAGCTCGTTTAGAAAGAAGAGGTCAACCGTGTCGGTCAACATCAAGCCGCTCGAAGATCGCATCGTCATTCGTCAGGTCGAAGCCGAGCAGACCACTGCTTCCGGTCTCGTGATCCCCGACACCGCCAAGGAGAAGCCCCAGGAGGGCGAGGTCGTGGCGGTCGGACCGGGTCGCATCGACGACAAGGGCAACCGCGTTCCGCTCGACGTCGCCGTCGGCGACAAGGTCATCTACTCGAAGTACGGCGGGACCGAGGTGAAGTACGGCGGGGAAGACCTGCTCGTGCTCTCGGCTCGCGACGTGCTGGCGGTCGTCGTCAGCTGACAGCGACACCCCGGAAGGCCCCGGCTCCTCACGGAGTCGGGGCCTTTCTCCGTCGGTGGCAGCCGTTAGCCTCTCAAGGTGAGTAACGAGGATCAGGGCCGCGCACGCGCCGGCCTGCTGTTCGCCGTCGGCGCCTACGGCCTGTGGGGCTTCCTGCCCGTCTACTTCCTCCTGCTCCAGCCCGCGGGCGCGGTCGAGATCGTGTCGTGGCGGATCCTCTGGTCGCTGGTGTTCTGCGCGATCCTGCTGGCCGCGACGAGGTCGTTCCGGCGCTTCGCAGCGCTGCTCCGCGACCGCCGGGTGGTCGCGACCATGGCTCTCGCGGGCGCCACCATCGTCGTCAACTGGACGACGTTCATCTTCGCCACGCTCAGCGGCCACCTGGTTGAGGCCGCCCTCGGCTACTTCATCAATCCGGTCGTGACCGTGCTGCTCGGGGTCGTCGTCCTCCGGGAGCGGCTCCGCGTGCGCCAGTGGGTCGCCGTGGGCATCAGCGTCGCCGCCATCGTGGTCATCGCGGTCGGCTACGGGCAGATGCCGTGGATCTCGCTCATCCTGGCCTTCTCGTTCGGCACCTACGGCCTCATCAAGAAACGGGTCGGCGGTCGGGTCGACGCCGTGGGCGGGCTGACCCTCGAGACGCTCGCCATGGCGCCGTTCGCCGCGATCGCCCTGGTCGTCGTCGGGGCGCAGGGCGGAGGGCTCGCCTTCGGCTCGTCCGGCCTGCCCCAGGCCGCGGCAATCGTGGGCACCGGCGTAATCACCGCGGTCCCGCTGCTCTTCTTCGCCGCTGCCGCGAGCCGCCTGCCGCTCTCGACGCTGGGTCTCACGCAGTACCTCGCGCCGATCCTGCAGCTCGTCGTCGGGACGGCTCTGCTGCACGAGCCGATGACGACCTCCAGGTGGCTCGGCTTCGCCCTGATCTGGGTGGCGCTGGCCGTCTTGAGCGCCGACGCGCTCCTCGAGAACCGCGCTCAGCGGGGCCTCGCGCAGTCAGCAGCTTCATCACGAATTGCTAACGAAACCGCGAGGTGATGCCTGCAACACACGGGCGAAACAATAGCCCCCTAGGTTCTAACCCATTCACACGGTTGGGTCGCGCGCCATCGCGCGACCGCATCACCACCGTTCAGAGAGGGTTCACGGATGATCAGATCCACCACTGCCCTGAAGGCGCTCACGATCGCGGGTGCAGCGACACTGCTCCTCGTCGGCTGCTCCTCCACGGGCTCCAGCAACTCGCCGAGCAGCTCGTCGACGCCGAAGTCGTCGTCTGCGAAGGCCGACCCGGCTGCGAAGTGCAAGGCGCCTTCGACGCCGAGCACCGACGCGATGAAGATCGGCACCATGCTGCCGCTCACGGGATCGCTGGCGTACCTCGGCCCGCCCGCCGTCGCGGGTGCCGGCCTGGCGCTCGATGACATCAACGCGGCCGGCGGCGTCGTCGGCAAGCCGGCGTCCATCG is a genomic window of Frondihabitans peucedani containing:
- a CDS encoding DUF4190 domain-containing protein, which translates into the protein MSDGRLPAAPPPHDPSGPVPPPGRRWNLLAIASLVLGVLSFLLSWYGIIGVAAVVTGIVALRQIGTTRQRGRWLAGAGVLLGALAVVIVIALVLIGRAAG
- a CDS encoding DUF4190 domain-containing protein gives rise to the protein MSDQTDHTPDESGRESQPPAYGQNPPAYEQNPPAYGQDKPAYGQNPPAYGQDQPSYGQNQPAQNPYGTPAPNPYAQSPYGQGGYGQNPNGQNAYGQNPYGGPVPGTTSPLAIVSMILGIVGVIGGFLFFALMPIAAIILGFIARRRTRQYHQQGAGMALAGIITGFVGVAFFVAYIVVVVVIVAADPNMN
- a CDS encoding THUMP-like domain-containing protein — translated: MQPTELRELLTVDGLRLLDSLPAFDQKADVVQQVARLRKEGHSPSLVAAVLTQARLRAKGRSKFGDFADRMLFTEAGLEQATRLPVASTHAGRFRRAGLRRIADLGCGIGGDALALAALDLGVVAVDRDEVTAAIATYNLAPWPAAEVRLGAAEEADLDGVDGVFLDPARRTEGHSSTRRLQDPADWSPALDTAFAFAERLPTGVKLGPGVDRELLPSDAECQWISVDRSVVEVGVWFGALARPGIRRAALVLGAHGPAELTAAGDSDDVEVGDLDEYVYEPDGGVIRARLIGDLARLIGARTISRDIAYLSGPTAVATPFAQCFRVVETFPLDEKRLRQELKKRGIGRVEIKKRGVDIDPAAFRKRLQLSGANEATLILTRVAGHHTALLCERVQPA
- the groES gene encoding co-chaperone GroES — translated: MSVNIKPLEDRIVIRQVEAEQTTASGLVIPDTAKEKPQEGEVVAVGPGRIDDKGNRVPLDVAVGDKVIYSKYGGTEVKYGGEDLLVLSARDVLAVVVS
- the rarD gene encoding EamA family transporter RarD, which produces MSNEDQGRARAGLLFAVGAYGLWGFLPVYFLLLQPAGAVEIVSWRILWSLVFCAILLAATRSFRRFAALLRDRRVVATMALAGATIVVNWTTFIFATLSGHLVEAALGYFINPVVTVLLGVVVLRERLRVRQWVAVGISVAAIVVIAVGYGQMPWISLILAFSFGTYGLIKKRVGGRVDAVGGLTLETLAMAPFAAIALVVVGAQGGGLAFGSSGLPQAAAIVGTGVITAVPLLFFAAAASRLPLSTLGLTQYLAPILQLVVGTALLHEPMTTSRWLGFALIWVALAVLSADALLENRAQRGLAQSAASSRIANETAR